Within the Acidipropionibacterium acidipropionici genome, the region GGTGGCGGCCGCCCACAGGGCCACCAGAACGGCCACCCGCGCAGGGTTGGCGGTGCGTTCGCGGTGGCGCCGGGTGAGGCCGGCCCGGATCACCGGGTCGACGGTCAGGGCGTCGTCCCTTTCCCGGGTGAGCCGGGAGCGGCTGACCTGCTCGGGCGAGGAGATCGTGGCGGTCATCGCGTCACCACCTGATCCCCAGCGTCGTGAAGGCCTTGTCGGCGAGCTTCTCGGGGTCCGCGGAGGCCTCGAGGTAGCCGGTCTTCTGGAACTTGCGGATGCCCGGCAGCAGGGAGGCCCTGAGCTTGGTCACCGAGGGCTTCCAGCCGTACCCCTTGAGGAGCTTCTCGATGGTGGCGACATCACCGGCGATGTACTTCTTGTCGACCTCGATACGGGCCACCTCGGCCTCATGCCCGGCGACGTAGCGGGAGCCGCGGCACCAGGCCTCGATGAGTTTGCGGGCCAGCGGAGCCTCCTTGGTGACGAGGTCTCCGTTGAGGGCGGTGCAGCAGCAGTAGTCCTGCGCGTTCATCCCGCTCATATTGCTGGACAGCTCGACGCCGTAGTCGTCGAGGATCGGGCGGTAGGCGATCGGGTCGGAGGTGGCGATGGCGTCCACCTGCCCCCGCTTGAGGGCATCGGCGAGGGTGGAGGGGTCGAGGACCTTCCAGTTCACCTGCTTGGCCTCGGGCAGCGGGTTGATCCCGGCGTCCAGCAGATCCATCGAGAAGAACATGGTGGCGCTCGAGGAGAGGCTGGGGATCCCGATGGTGGCTCCCTTGAGATCGGCCACCTTGCCCTTGAAACTCTTGGGGGCCACCAGGCGCAGGCAGCCGGCGTGCA harbors:
- a CDS encoding ABC transporter substrate-binding protein, translated to MSHDENTGPGPRPDAGDPRPDPIVLPSGAVLADDDAEERPGGVSRRALIGGVTAAAVGGLLVGGVGGGLIGRATGGPKAASTVANRPLSVIYGGDVCDAPAIVAKEKGFFAEAGLDVTLHRTVGDEDIKAAVGSGQFDASSGIFYSWLKPVSEGQNVKFVAGLHAGCLRLVAPKSFKGKVADLKGATIGIPSLSSSATMFFSMDLLDAGINPLPEAKQVNWKVLDPSTLADALKRGQVDAIATSDPIAYRPILDDYGVELSSNMSGMNAQDYCCCTALNGDLVTKEAPLARKLIEAWCRGSRYVAGHEAEVARIEVDKKYIAGDVATIEKLLKGYGWKPSVTKLRASLLPGIRKFQKTGYLEASADPEKLADKAFTTLGIRW